One stretch of Kluyveromyces marxianus DMKU3-1042 DNA, complete genome, chromosome 8 DNA includes these proteins:
- the KTR1 gene encoding alpha-1,2-mannosyltransferase KTR1, with product MGETWINKQRSVRVIAVCLIALTALLVLFQGASYNGEAGIGAAAGSGSGKSNQYETVRAKTDSRVSVDPNTGFKYTYIDSGKYPGSKVKATFVTLARNSDLEELLGSIRSVEDRFNKKFQYDWVFLNDDEFTQEFKETVAALISGNVKFGLIPEEHWSYPEWIDKEKAARVREEMREKKIIYGHSESYRHMCRFESGFFYRHPLMDEYEFYWRVEPGVKIYCDIDYDIFKFMKDNNKKYGFTISLKEYEATIETLWQTVSSFTKENPQYLHKNNMMKFVSDDGGHSYNLCHFWSNFEVASLDFLRSEAYSKYFDYLDHAGGFFYERWGDAPVHSIAAALFLDRNEIHHFYDVGYYHVPFHSCPISAEYRQQHKCVCSPQDDFTWKGYSCTTHFYTTNNLKKPEGWQNYT from the coding sequence ACAATGGAGAGGCTGGGATTGGAGCAGCTGCTGGGAGCGGGTCGGGCAAGTCGAACCAGTATGAGACAGTTCGTGCGAAGACGGATAGTCGAGTGTCGGTTGATCCAAACACAGGTTTCAAGTACACGTATATTGATAGCGGGAAGTATCCAGGGTCGAAGGTGAAGGCTACGTTTGTGACGTTGGCACGTAACAGTGATTTGGAGGAGCTTTTGGGGTCGATCCGTTCTGTGGAGGACCGtttcaacaagaagttcCAGTACGACTGGGTGTTTTTGAACGACGATGAGTTCACGCAGGAGTTCAAAGAGACTGTTGCTGCGTTGATCAGTGGTAATGTGAAATTTGGGTTGATTCCTGAAGAGCATTGGTCTTACCCCGAGTGGATCGACAAGGAGAAGGCCGCTAGGGTGCGTGAGGAGAtgagagagaagaagatcattTACGGGCACTCGGAATCGTACAGACACATGTGTCGTTTCGAGTCTGGGTTCTTTTACAGACACCCATTGATGGACGAGTACGAGTTCTACTGGCGTGTGGAGCCTGGTGTCAAGATATACTGTGACATCGACTACGACATCTTCAAGTTCATGAAggacaacaacaagaagtacGGGTTCACGATCTCCTTGAAGGAATACGAGGCTACCATCGAAACCTTGTGGCAAACGGTGTCCAGTTTCACCAAGGAAAACCCACAGTACTTGCACAAGAACAACATGATGAAGTTCGTTTCGGACGACGGCGGACACTCGTACAACTTGTGCCACTTCTGGTCCAACTTCGAAGTCGCCTCGCTCGACTTCTTGAGAAGTGAGGCTTACTCCAAGTACTTTGACTACTTGGACCACGCTGGTGGATTCTTCTACGAAAGATGGGGTGACGCTCCAGTGCATTCTATCGCTGCCGCATTGTTTTTGGACAGAAACGAGATCCACCACTTCTACGACGTTGGATACTACCACGTCCCATTCCACTCCTGTCCTATCTCCGCAGAGTACAGACAGCAGCACAAGTGTGTCTGTTCTCCTCAAGATGACTTCACCTGGAAGGGATACTCGTGCACGACTCATTTCTACACGACcaacaacttgaagaagcCCGAGGGCTGGCAAAACTATACCTGA
- the CRC1 gene encoding carnitine:acyl carnitine antiporter — MSDASVEVEVELEQGLLGGVQQHQDQNNQKPHAKSPLVENLQSLVAGGVGGVCAVLTGHPFDLVKVRCQSNQARNATDAVAHILKEARAASGPASVNAVRGFYRGVVPPLLGVTPIFAVSFWGYDVGKKLVTHFPFSASESTAANATKKELSTAQMAAAGFISAIPTTLVTAPTERVKVVMQTTQGKTSFADAARQIVRTQGFQSLFKGSLATLSRDGPGSALYFASYEVCKEFLNKMSGHKSGELSITNVCISGGLAGVSMWAVVFPIDTVKTQLQSSSKRQSMVEVTREIYRTRGGIKGFFPGIGPAMLRSFPANAATFLGVEMTHSLFKKYEQRGRGASTLA; from the coding sequence ATGAGTGACGCTTCGGTGGAAGTGGAAGTAGAGCTAGAACAAGGCCTTTTGGGAGGAGTGCAACAACACCAAGACCAGAACAATCAGAAGCCCCATGCCAAGTCGCCATTGGTGGAGAATTTACAATCGTTGGTGGCGGGCGGCGTCGGAGGGGTGTGCGCCGTGTTGACGGGCCATCCTTTCGATTTAGTCAAAGTGCGGTGTCAGTCGAACCAGGCGCGCAACGCTACAGACGCTGTAGCGCACATTCTAAAGGAGGCGCGCGCTGCATCGGGTCCTGCGTCCGTAAACGCCGTGCGCGGGTTCTACCGCGGAGTGGTTCCGCCATTGTTGGGGGTGACGCCGATCTTCGCGGTTTCCTTCTGGGGGTACGATGTGGGGAAAAAGTTGGTGACACATTTTCCCTTTTCGGCTTCTGAATCTACGGCGGCTAAtgcaacaaaaaaagaactaaGCACTGCGCAGATGGCTGCAGCAGGGTTTATCAGTGCGATTCCCACTACGCTAGTGACTGCGCCAACGGAGCGCGTCAAAGTCGTAATGCAGACGACGCAGGGGAAAACGTCGTTTGCAGATGCAGCGCGCCAGATTGTGCGCACACAGGGGTTCCAGTCGCTTTTCAAGGGGTCGTTGGCGACATTGTCGCGGGACGGGCCCGGAAGCGCATTATACTTTGCGAGTTACGAGGTGTGCAAAgagttcttgaacaagatgaGCGGACATAAGAGCGGTGAATTGTCGATCACGAATGTTTGTATTAGTGGAGGATTGGCTGGAGTTTCGATGTGGGCGGTTGTGTTCCCGATTGATACAGTGAAGACGCAATTGCAGTCATCTTCGAAGCGGCAATCGATGGTGGAAGTGACGCGCGAGATCTACCGTACAAGAGGCGGGATCAAAGGGTTTTTCCCTGGGATTGGGCCTGCGATGTTGAGATCGTTCCCAGCGAATGCGGCGACGTTTTTGGGGGTGGAAATGACGCATTcgttgttcaagaagtaCGAGCAGAGGGGTCGTGGCGCGTCCACACTGGCGTGA
- the PHO23 gene encoding Pho23p produces the protein MSVPANLYPGLNDISDVLEELPLEVSRYMTLLYEIDAKCVNIIPELNKCIQGFLDGRNVDDDKKVPLRVINQWFQELIPSLEEKMHVSSIAYDSLERLTDRLELAYEVALSNQEIPEKLRLGNDNHPAMHLHRELMAKVDSNAMTKSQQALKSESRREAMAAKRTTAQSSNTVPAAVSSGSNSSNSNSTANNSSNTNSNNNNNNNNSNNNNGASGRTAGGAGPGSNAPNSLGTTTNTTNGHNSGYTTTAGSRATGSTPQQSQIHPNHTIAGDDQHSTTTTTTKKRRNNNGSATTTANGNNNGASASASANASAAADSAAAAIATTGVGAQRRGKKRAQTTTVTAPKYQNRPKTNEYGEALYCYCNQVAYGEMVGCDGENCQLEWFHLPCIGLETLPKGKWYCNDCLKKQ, from the coding sequence ATGTCTGTGCCTGCGAATTTGTATCCCGGCTTGAACGACATAAGCGATGTGTTGGAGGAGCTACCGCTTGAAGTGTCGAGGTACATGACTCTTCTGTACGAGATCGATGCCAAGTGCGTGAACATCATTCCTGAGTTGAATAAGTGCATCCAGGGGTTTTTGGATGGGAGGAACGTGGATGACGATAAGAAGGTGCCGTTGCGGGTGATTAACCAGTGGTTCCAGGAACTGATCCCATCGTTGGAGGAGAAGATGCACGTATCATCGATTGCGTACGATTCGCTTGAAAGGTTGACGGATAGGCTAGAGTTGGCGTACGAAGTGGCTCTTTCGAACCAGGAAATCCCAGAAAAGTTGAGGCTAGGGAACGATAACCATCCAGCAATGCATTTGCATCGCGAATTGATGGCGAAGGTGGACTCTAACGCGATGACAAAGTCGCAGCAGGCGCTCAAGAGCGAATCTCGTCGTGAGGCGATGGCAGCCAAGAGGACCACTGCCCAGAGTTCGAACACGGTTCCTGCGGCTGTGTCGTCAGGATCAAATTCCTCGAACTCGAACTCGACTGcaaacaacagcagcaacaccaatagtaacaacaacaataataataataatagcaacaacaacaatggtgCATCGGGAAGGACGGCAGGCGGTGCTGGACCTGGCTCGAATGCACCAAATTCGCTGGGAACCACCACAAACACCACCAATGGACACAACTCAGGCTACACAACGACGGCTGGATCAAGGGCTACCGGCTCCACCCCTCAGCAGTCCCAAATCCACCCCAACCACACCATTGCAGGCGATGATCAACACtctactaccactaccaccaccaaaaagagaagaaacaacaatggATCTGCTACAACTACAGCTAACGGCAACAACAATGGCGCATCCGCTTCCGCATCGGCAAACGCGAGCGCTGCTGCAGATtctgcagcagcagccatAGCCACTACAGGCGTAGGTGCCCAAAGAAGAGGCAAGAAGAGAGCCCAAACTACTACAGTAACAGCCCCAAAGTACCAGAACAGACCCAAAACAAACGAGTACGGCGAAGCCCTGTACTGCTACTGCAACCAAGTCGCCTATGGCGAAATGGTGGGCTGCGATGGCGAAAACTGCCAGCTCGAATGGTTCCACTTGCCATGCATCGGATTAGAAACCCTTCCCAAGGGAAAATGGTACTGTAACGACTGCTTGAAGAAGCAATAA
- the RAS2 gene encoding Ras family GTPase RAS2, with protein sequence MSLNKNNIREYKLVVVGGGGVGKSALTIQLIQSHFVDEYDPTIEDSYRKQAVIDDKVSILDILDTAGQEEYSAMREQYMRTGEGFLLVYSVTSRTSFEELMTYYQQILRVKDSDYVPLFVIGNKSDLEDERQVSYEEGQSLAKQFNAPFLETSAKQNINVEESFYGLVRLIRDGKGYDKSASSGAQNEASQDQNQAPGSVQENGANSDEGFADTGNGTEEAQPNNANVKQKTAKSSTQTKSTPANNQRSTKPNPPKTQSDKGGSGCCIIC encoded by the exons ATGTCTTTGAACAAA AACAATATCAGAGAGTACAAGCTAGTTGTAgtaggtggtggtggtgtcGGTAAATCGGCATTGACCATCCAGTTGATCCAGTCACATTTCGTAGACGAATATGATCCTACTATAGAAGATTCGTATAGAAAGCAAGCGGTAATCGATGATAAGGTGTCTATCTTGGATATCTTGGATACTGCTGGACAAGAGGAGTACTCTGCCATGAGAGAACAGTACATGAGAACAGGAGAAGGTTTCTTGTTAGTGTATTCCGTGACCTCGAGAACgtcttttgaagaactaATGACGTATTACCAACAAATTCTTAGAGTGAAGGATTCCGATTACGTTCCGTTGTTTGTGATTGGTAACAAGTCTGATCTCGAGGACGAAAGACAAGTTTCATACGAAGAGGGCCAGTCTTTGGCCAAGCAATTCAATGCCCCCTTCTTGGAAACCTCTGCTAAGCAGAATATTAACGTAGAGGAGTCGTTCTACGGACTAGTCCGTCTAATCAGAGACGGTAAGGGTTACGACAAGAGCGCTTCTTCGGGCGCACAGAACGAAGCTTCACAGGACCAAAACCAGGCTCCTGGGTCAGTGCAAGAAAATGGTGCAAACAGTGACGAAGGTTTCGCTGACACCGGTAATGGAACTGAAGAGGCTCAGCCGAATAATGCTAAtgttaaacaaaaaacagCCAAATCATCTACTCAAACGAAGTCTACCCCAGCCAACAACCAAAGATCAACAAAACCTAACCCTCCAAAAACCCAATCCGACAAAGGTGGGTCTGGATGCTGTATTATCTGTTAA
- the OST2 gene encoding dolichyl-diphosphooligosaccharide-protein glycotransferase, with protein MVKKQTAVGNASSLTQFSESLTTAYQSYVKNVKNNKQLLLIDSFLAFLVALGVLQFIFVLVIRDNFPFNAFLSGFVLCVGQFVLLVSLRLQLNSPFKGISKPRAFGEFVIASLILHFISLHFIN; from the coding sequence ATGGTCAAGAAGCAAACCGCAGTGGGCAATGCGTCGTCTTTGACGCAGTTTTCTGAATCGTTGACAACAGCATACCAATCCTATGTAAAAAACGTGAAAAATAACAAGCAGTTGTTGCTAATTGACTCATTTCTAGCATTTTTGGTTGCATTGGGGGTACTTcaattcatttttgttcttgtgaTCAGAGATAATTTCCCATTCAATGCGTTTTTGTCTGGTTTCGTGCTTTGCGTTGGTCAATTCGTGTTGTTGGTGTCTCTGAGATTACAACTCAATTCGCCTTTCAAGGGTATTTCGAAGCCCAGGGCTTTCGGTGAGTTTGTCATTGCAAGTTTGATTCTACATTTCATCAGTTTGCACTTCATCAACTGA
- the OCA1 gene encoding putative tyrosine protein phosphatase OCA1, with translation MSDTAKYVDETEDVEAEEDDDSVVVDEEIETGHPKFTILHPPDERIVPPLNFCPVERYLYRSGQPSNVNFPFLLNLKLKTIIWLANEEPQDALLEFCDDHNIQLQFAAINPDGGEDDNPWDGLTEHSIRNALHTIVNSENYPLLVCCGMGRHRTGTVIGCLRRLMGWNLASVSEEYRRFTGSRGGRILVELLIEAFDISTVEIDREKAPDWLVTALS, from the coding sequence ATGTCTGATACAGCGAAATATGTAGACGAAACAGAAGACGtggaagcagaagaagatgatgattcagTTGTTGTAGACGAGGAGATCGAGACAGGACATCCAAAATTCACCATACTACACCCACCTGACGAAAGAATTGTGCCTCCTTTGAATTTCTGCCCGGTAGAGAGGTATTTGTACAGGTCGGGTCAGCCATCAAACGTAAATTTCCCGTTCCTACTGaacttgaagttgaaaacaataatatgGCTAGCCAACGAGGAGCCTCAGGATGCCCTTCTTGAGTTTTGCGACGACCATAACATACAGCTACAGTTTGCTGCTATAAATCCTGACGGCGGTGAGGATGACAACCCCTGGGACGGGCTCACTGAACACTCCATCAGAAATGCCTTGCATACCATAGTCAACTCGGAAAACTATCCTTTGCTTGTGTGCTGCGGTATGGGCAGACACAGAACCGGAACCGTGATTGGATGCTTGAGGCGGCTCATGGGGTGGAACTTGGCCAGTGTCTCCGAGGAATACAGAAGATTCACGGGAAGCCGTGGGGGACGGATTCTAGTAGAACTTCTCATAGAAGCCTTCGACATATCTACGGTGGAAATAGACCGAGAAAAGGCACCCGACTGGTTAGTAACGGCGTTGTCGTAA
- the PIN2 gene encoding Pin2p, giving the protein MDVDVLEEFANRQLYVRGFFHDVKNTTRSFKSWDKCMDDKPCKIIAIVGIVLAAIFGMYLVGGLLYFLRSGVTNISEFICWCCFCKNRSGGAAPGNDGYRGQPPAPPMVVYQPIRDPDPGYGGYDGYRGGPDVRRGRGNKGYYDERLSRSSDLDVAESYDLEAQKDPFNKKGNYRQSEDTIPMQSYHPNLASPNQYQEPSPSHSPVRGNTGSTYFQPSTNYYVPKSNSHGADNGNVFYENTAYQPDRTMSTATANANANPPPAGGYQNFTSRAPFPQDDDRDTPGFNRYGGY; this is encoded by the coding sequence ATGGATGTTGATGTGCTTGAAGAGTTTGCCAATAGGCAGCTGTATGTGAGAGGGTTTTTCCATGACGTTAAGAACACTACTAGAAGTTTCAAATCATGGGATAAATGTATGGACGATAAGCCATGTAAGATCATTGCGATTGTGGGTATTGTTCTAGCAGCAATTTTCGGGATGTATTTAGTCGGTGGTTTACTATATTTCTTGAGATCGGGTGTGACAAATATCTCAGAGTTTATATGTTGGTGTTGCTTCTGTAAGAACAGAAGTGGTGGAGCTGCACCAGGGAATGATGGCTACCGGGGACAGCCTCCAGCCCCTCCAATGGTTGTTTACCAGCCTATCCGTGATCCAGATCCAGGCTATGGTGGTTATGATGGCTACAGAGGAGGGCCAGACGTTCGTAGAGGCAGAGGGAATAAAGGATACTATGACGAAAGATTATCTAGATCTTCTGATTTGGATGTGGCAGAAAGTTACGATCTAGAAGCTCAGAAAGATCCATTTAACAAGAAGGGAAACTATAGGCAGAGTGAGGACACAATACCGATGCAGAGTTATCACCCTAATCTAGCATCGCCTAACCAGTACCAAGAGCCTTCTCCATCACATTCGCCGGTCAGAGGTAATACAGGAAGCACGTATTTCCAGCCTTCTACGAATTACTATGTTCCCAAGTCCAATTCGCATGGAGCAGATAATGGGAACGTATTTTATGAAAATACTGCGTACCAACCTGATAGAACAATGTCCACTGCAActgcaaatgcaaatgcaaatcCTCCACCCGCTGGAGGATA